Below is a window of Mauremys mutica isolate MM-2020 ecotype Southern chromosome 11, ASM2049712v1, whole genome shotgun sequence DNA.
TCAAGAAACATGGGCAGGTGTATGCACAGGAGTTAAGAGTGAGCAAAAGTCAGAGCCAACGAGCCTCTAGCATCTGGTCCCTTCCTGCACCTTACGAATAGTCCCAGAAactttttgaaaacaaaatccaTCGCCCTGCAGGGTTTGCATCCCAAAACACAGCACCACTGAGAATCTGAGTGTGAAACTCACTAGAAACTGGTTATAAACCAAATGAAACCGACTAGCCTTATTTCCACTGTCCAAGCTGAGAAATGCAAATGGTAAAACAACATCGTGAAAATGAAATTAGCTCTTTAAAATTCCTTTGGTTTAAATAATCTAATATGTATTTGCAACACAGATAAGGGATTTTTATTAGAAAAACATCAATTAActtgactgtgtccctttaacaCTATAAAGGAACTGacccaaacacatttttttaaaataaaatatcatgTGGGTAAATTTAGTGATTATCCCCTCTGAGGGTCACTCAAATAGCTCCATCTTTGCTAAATCATCATGCCCAAACCTAGGTTTGCACTTCCAGGAGGACCAGTTATTCTGGCTGCATTCTGACCTAATTCCAGGTACCTAACACTAAGCACACTCATCCCATGCTCTGGAGATCTCACCACCTCACGTCATGAGGTGTCAGCATCATCCACGGAACTGAGATCTCCTCTTTTTAGCCCATATCTGCTCTGACTGGGAAAGGTGAAGAAAGGAGACTACCTTGGTGGAATTGGGCTGCAGTGCATGGAGCTGGTAGACAGTCAAACACAGCTTATTTAGGTTGATGTAAAAATTCACAAGGATGTccgagggcagagcaggggtgaacaTTTTCTGcgagaaaataaaaatgatttctgcATCAGTGACAGGACCCTCTGTTTCTAAAGCTAGGGTAATACTACCGTACAGtctcttccattaaaaaaaaaaaaaaaaaagagaggcagagagacatTAACAGCTTTAGGTAAAAGAGAAAAGCTATGTTTTATAGAGAGACTTGAATAGGGACCTGACCATACATGATGGCTATTTCTCTTGTTGCACCTGACTTCTAGACAGCTCTTGCACCAACACTGTGTAAGTGTGTAAGAGAACAGAGGAGATGGGAGTTAGACTCCATAGTTTGTCTCTCTTTAGAGTTTTGCCCTGGAGAAGCCCAGCTGACAAAGCCAAAACCCTTTCTCCTGGCTGTGGGCTCTTTAAGCCCAggtctgctgctctctgcagcagAGAAAGGTAGACCGACGACCAATACTGAGCACAGGGTCTACATCTGCTTCCATACAACAGAAGTTATACAAGACTAAACAGGGGATTCTCTAACACTGGGTACAACAAGGGTAGATAAGAATACAGCAAACCATGTCCCCATTGTGGAGGGACATGCAAGCCCTCACAAGAGGGTGGAGAGAGGGAGCGGGCTGTACAGGCCAAGAGTGATATCAGGTTACCGTAAGGCCGCTGGAGGCAATTTCTGGTAGGGTCAAGGTGGCTGGAGTAGTGAGCCGGTTCCGAGCTCGTGTCAGCTGTAACATCACCGCATCCATCAGCTAGGAAAGAAAACACATATTCCTGTTGAAGGCGATGATGTAGCTTTGGAGGGCGAGCTGAAAAGCCTGGGTAACACACATGAGTTGTTACAGGGGAAACTGCATCAAGGAGTTGCACTGATTCAAGGCAGGGCGTCAACTCTACACACACACTCCCGCCCGAGGCTCAAACAGACGCAAGCAGCTCTCGCTCAGGCCCCTAGAGAGCAAAGGCCTCTTCATGTTACCCACGGGGACGACGTTCTGTCAATTGCATCTCCCTGCTGATGTTCCCGACAAAACCACATCAGCCTAATGGCATCACTCCAATGCTCTGTCAACAACTTACTGTCACCGGAAGAAGCTTCCAGATCAGAAAGTGCTCACGTTTCATATAAGAGTCTCTGCTTTTCTACAGGATCTGCCATTGGAAGAGCTTGGAGCTCCTGGATATTCTGTTGCTCTGAATCCTAACCAAGTAGCTTGCTTTAAAGAGAGTCACTCATGCCACAGACCTCTCCCGGCATCCTTACAATGACACCAAGCATCATAATTTGCTCTGCAATTTCTTCTAAACAGCAGAAAGGTATTTGCATCCGAGTCATTCTCCCTCCCAGGTTGTCCCCCCCCACCAACCTCATGACCTACATGAGCCCACTGTGAAATCTTCACGCTAAATTTACACCCTCCTTGGCAACAGAGTTAGAAACAAAATGAACCTGctcaagctgggctgggagagAGACTGTATTGCTTTAAGaaaggaggagcaggaattcAGAGACTTACTGGGAAAGAAAATTGCTGTTTATAAGTGTAATTTCGCTGGCAAAAATGTACCACTGTCATGCAGCCTTACATAAAAAGGACAAGAATGTTTACAGAAGTGTCAGCCCACATTCTCCTCCACCCCACTTTACCCCTCTTCAGGGTAAGTCACCGCCaactccagtttaaaaaaaaaaaaaaaaaaagcccgtTGTGCCTTATGTAAGAAACAgtagagaaaataatttaaagatTTTAAGTGCTGACAGTCAAAGAGGGATCTAAAGACACTGAAAGCTCTTCTAGAAGCTTTATATACAAAAGAAGAGAAACATGTTGCCTAATTGCTCTGATGGGCTCCAATCCTGCATGTGCAGAACTTGACTCATGTGAATCATCACATGGATGTCAATGAAACTACTCACGTGAATAAGTTATGCACACTCTTGAGCATTTGTAGAGCAAGCTCTTTCCTATGACTCTGCGACAGTGGTGGCTTTTTCACCTGGCAGGAATATTGCACCTTGAAGGTGAATTTCCTCAGATATAGTCCCTATTTTGGGAAGAATGCCCAACCCAGCATTTTGGGAGAACTGTGTTCATCTGATACAGAGCTCATGACTAGAACGTTAAGGCACTCTGCACTATGACTCATCTTCTCCCAAGGGGGAGAAAAAGGGTTGGTGGCCAAGTAAAAACAGAACAGGCTCTCTCTCACACTTGATGTGGTGAGAAGTTACAGCCAACCTGTCCAGTGGCTAGGACGGTAGCCTGGGACCTGGGTTTACATCCCTGCACTACCTTGTGTGACCAGTCTCTGCAGAGATTTCAACTCAGgacaaaaaaacacaacacagcgCAGCCGCATTAAAAAGAAGGGAGAAATATGGAATTGGAGAGTTTGCCCTCTTACCCCACCTCCCAGAGAGCATTCTGCTCACCTTGAGGACCTCGGAGCCGGTTTTGAACTGGTAGTTTACATCTCGGTTTGTGAGCAGGTAAATTGCTTGGTTAACGTGGTTCCTAGCATCCTGGATCTGCAAAGGTACAAAATGCAGCCCTGTCAAATCTGCTCCCTCTGAAGTAATGCTAAAAGGTGGATTATCCCACTGTTGTCTCCCAGAATCCATCCTATACCACTGCACAGACAGGAAAGGAAATGTTGATCATCCCATAATACTGACGGCATTTTCCCCTGGGCACTTGGCACTCACCACTAAAGAAAGCTGTTACCTCTGCCATTCAGATCATAAAATGTATTGGTGTATCAGACCGGGCATTTTAAGAAACAATCGTCTGAAGTCTGGGGCCTGCTGGTTTGAAGGAACAGTGATATCAGGTAGTCAGATCTCGTGAGCAATCGGGGCCAGAAACAAAAGTGAGACGTTGCTTTCCAGCTAGGCATTCCCACTGTCTAGGATACAGGGCATTCAGAGTACATTCTGGCTACTGTCTTTGCCCAGTCTCTGACTTCTTCAGCTGTGATCTGATTACAGTGGCTGCTCTTAAGAATCATTGCCATAGAGCTAACACCAATACAACATGTGAATACTTTAAGAGAACAGAAAGCATTGATTTCTAACTTTAAGGTTCATTGGAACAGCGGATTACCAACACCCTAGAGTAGCTGCTGTAGCATTTGGGTACAGGGGAACACATCACTGGGGCTTGCCTCTTGAGCAACCTTTGATAGAATAGACCTGAGGCACATCTAGCATGAAACCCTGTGAACCAAGAGAAACTGCAGCATATGGTCCATTAACAGAGCAATCCGGCTCATAACACGAGTGAGGAAAAACAACGTAAAGAAAGGGTTCACTGGCAGGGGGAGAAGAGCAGAGGAGCaactccaagtgggggtgagactcGGACTCTCAGCACCAGAGGCCGGTGTGGGAGCTGGAACAGAGGAAGGCATTAATGAACAGGGAGGATGAACACAGAAAAGGCAGGCACAAGTTAGGGTAAGAGGTAGTGGGTGTGTAGAGAAAAGCACTTCATCAAGTTTAGCGCAGGACGCTGTGAAGGGCATGTTTCGCTAGTGTTTTCAGACAAGTTCTAGATGCCAGTTGCAAATGTAACAGTgaaacagacagacacagagctTTGGACTTTGTTCATGGGAAGCTTGTAGTCTGAAGCTTCCTTTCTCCCCCAAATCTCGGCACAACTCTCCCGAGTGCTATACTGAACCTTACCTAGTGCAGGCTCTGGATAGATTTACAAGAAAAGCTCTCGTATGACTTGCACTTGCTTCCCCAGAACACACAGCTCAGAAGTCTCAGCAGCGGGCTTGTTACTCGGAGGAGGGCGTCTCTAGATGGAGGAAACATCTCCAGTGCAAAACCACCATTATGGTGCACGCAGCTGGCAGCTTAGATACTGCTGGCACTCGTGACATGGCATCACAGGACACTACTCTCCAGATCCCCCACCTCCAGGAATATTCCAGAACAACAGACTTGGAAGCAGCTTATGCCACTAGGCTCTGGAGtgacacagggccgcccagaggattccgggggcccggggtcttcggcggcggggggcccttccgttccgggacccgccgctgaagtgccccgaagacccgcggcggggaccccccgccgccgaagtgcagcccggtatTCGGCgttaattcggcggcgggggggtccccgccgcaggtcttcggggcacttcggcggcgggtcccggaacggaagggccccccgccgccgaattaccgccgcagaccgggctgcacgtcggcggcgggtcccgcttcggcggtaattcgccagtggggggtccttccgccccggagcggaaggacccccccgccagcgaagaccgggagcgaagaagctcctgcgcccggccccgcaagagttttccgggctccccggagcgagtgaaggaccctgctacAGGGgacccgaaaaactctcgtgtggggcctggggcaaattgcccctcttgccccccccccccaccggcggccctgaccctatccacaccccccccagaacacccacaattcaacccccccattccctgccccctgaccgctcccccaacctctgccccctccctgtgccctgactgtccccaggactccctgccccttagccaacccccccggccccagcctcttacccccggctccctcctcgcccggagtctcagcgcctcgctgaacagccgcagcgtgtctccagcggggcctgagctccgtcccgctcagagtcgcgtggtgagggggcggggctgtgagctccacggcgagcggagggagctgaggacgccgcttgatgtgctagggctccaggagcgGGACGGagacgggagcctcagctgttctcttggggggcccggggcaaattgccccctttgcgcctctccccccccccgggcggccctggagtgaCACAGCCATCACAATTTTCACAGCGCTTCCTCCAATTGGCAAGGCCCACTCCTTCATGGAAGAAACTCGGGATATTTCACTATCGGAGGCTTGTTCTGAGAGAAACAGGACAAGGGTCTCCCCATAATCTCACGAAATACTATTATTCTGCCTCCGTTAGGCTCTCGTATTCCTTGTCTAACGTTAAGAGACCAAGTCCTTCCAAAGTAAATCAAGGTGGGAGCTGTGCTTAAGAGATGGTGGAAGAATATCAATAGAGCAGCAACACAAAAGGGTcacttatatagaggcaacacTGCTGAGTGCATCACAAAAGCTCCCTTGTCTGCAAAACACAAACAACTCAACACAACCATAAGCGTTGATGATTCAAAGCCCAGATCAACTCAGGGCTTGATTCACCTACCACAGAGTAGCTAACATGTTTAAAATTAGCTAACATGTTTAAAATGCCAGTAAATTAGAATTCTCAATTTGCTGTAGATTGACGTGTCAAACAAACTACCAAAGTCCAAATatgcttataaaaaaaaatcgAAGACATTGTATAAGGACCTACATAGCACAGAACCCCAGTGTCAGTTTTTAAACTTCAGAGCAATAGTGGGAAACTTTAGTTCCATGAGACTGGGCACTAGATTTCCAGAAGCCAGATCTATTCCAGCAATAGAAATGGCAAGCGATACCAGTCTGAAGAAGAGATTCAGAATTCTTCCCATTTGGATTCAATGGTGTTATCTGGTTTTATTCCGACTGAAGAATCCAGTTATAGTTAGAGTCTAAGGGccggtctacactggggggggggagggaggagatattgagctaagatacacaacttcagctttgtgaatagcgtagctgaagtcgaagtatcttagatcgatttacctcgggtcgtCAAGGCGCGgaatcgacgtccgcggctccccatgctGACTCCGCTACTGtcgctcactctggtggagttcggagtcgacgggagcgcgttcggggatcgatatatcgatccccgaaaaatcaatcgctacccgccgatacggcgggtagtctggacgtaccctgaggCACTGTCATATGCTGTTAGTGAGGAGAAGGGAGAAGACATGATTTCATACAGGGAATGAGAGCAGAATTGTGAGCCAGCTCAGAGCCGGATGAACTGTTCTCTGTTCAGCCAGCCAAGATTCAACAGGCATTGAGAGAGACAGCTACAACCCGGGTGCTCTGAGCACTCCTTTCACAGGCtcagcaccccaacccagagagcTTTCAGCTCATCAATGTCTCAGGAACTAGTAGCACCCACTCCTTTTTCTTCTAAAGCCTTAATCCCAACTAGTTCacatctctgccccctcctctatCAAACTCCAATGAATAAAGAAAGGAAGGTGGGTTCTGGTGGCTGGAGAACCACAATGAGGACCAGCCCTTTCCTCTTTGAAAGAAAGGGCCTAtacaggctgcagggagggcacaAACTCAACACCAGGAAGACTCCTGATAACCATACCTGCTGCAATTTCCACTGCTTGTCTTCGCGGAATGTGAAGTGCAGGAGCTGGTTATTCCTGGGCATTTTCAAGTTAATAtcctttaaaagagagagagagaaaaaggcagAGATGAGAGGAGCTCCCCCACAAAACTCAGAGCAGGGCTTCTCCTGAGCAAAAGGGGTATGCTCATACCCCTTCAAAGCCATGTATCTCATCTCCAACAGATCCATCGACACTGACTGCTGAGTGGGGGCATTTTCCAGGTTCAGCCAGTTTTTTGCCTTATTCTTATTTCTATGAGAGGGAGATGCAAGACGTAAATGACAACATTACTGAATTGGGCCCAGAGAGGAGACTGCCAGTTCATTTTAGGTGGTGTTGAGGGAACTCTGATGATAGAGCTAAGGGGCAACATAGGTGAGAAACCCATCAACTAAGAAGGGTCTATTGCAATACCTACTGTCGAGATTATAATATTGCAAAACACTGATAATGATATTTCACTCGGTCATCATAAATAATGAACTGTCCCAGGTGAGTGAGTGGCAGTTTTGGAAGGCTGAGTTAAAACAGATCTAAGACTATACATCATGCATATTAAGACTGGACTGCAGCTAATCAAGGTGCCACTCCCTAACTGGGAGAGAACACACCCCACTAGGATAGAACACACGTGTAAGGACAGAATCTTCCTTCTCCGCATCTCTGcactcagattttcctagatgcagATTTCAACCCCTGGCATCATGTCTCAGCAGCATGTCAGCTATGCAAGAACTGCCTTGTTTAGGCACAGACTTGGCTGCATCTTCATCCAGTTGCCTGGCAGAGTTTGGCTGATACCAGAGCCTATTGTAAAACCAACCAAAGCTATGGCAAGATGCAATCACTGTGGTACCGAGGTGCCATCACTAGACAGCAACCAGCCAATTACCACCATAGagggcagctccagccccagtgagCTTGACACATCTTCCTGCTTGTTGACATCGGACGGAGCAAAGTCTAGCAGGGGAAGAAAGGCATGGAGCATGCTTCACCGCTGATCAGAAAAGAGAAGAATACAGGTATTCAGCACTTGCTCACCCCAGTGCTAGCACAAAGTGATTGGTGTGGATTGGTACTCACAGCTTGGCAGAGAGCATCGCCCTGCAGCATCAACGCTCCTTTCACCTGGTCTGCGCTGGAATGACAAAACAGTTCCAAACAGTGAGAGTCACAGGAGGCTGACTGCAAGAACAGGTGACCAGCCTTCACCTTTACCAACCAAAATGTAACACAGCAGAGGGCAGCAAGGACCTTCCCCACTCCCAGGTGGGCACACAGGAGCTCTCCAGTGCTGGGCCTAGTATGTCCTGTGGACAGCTCAGCTAGAGAGATACCCTAAGAGTAGGTGGTGAgaatgtatgtctacactatggaattattctgattttacagaaactgatttttggaaacagattgtataaagtcgagtgtatgcggccacactaagcacattaattcggcggtgtgtgtccatggtccgaggctagcgttgatttccggagcgttgcactgtgggtagctatcccacagttcccgcagtctcccccgcccatggaattctgggttgagatgccaatgcatgatggggcaaaaacagtgtcgcgggtgattctgggtaaatgtcatcagtcaatcctccctccgtgaaagcaacggcagacaatcatttcgcgcccttttccctggattgcctgggcagacgccatagcatggcaaccatggagcccgttcagcttTTTTctactgtcaccgtatgtgtactggatgttgctaacagacggGGTACTGCAGagttacacagcagcatccccttgccttttgcaagttagcaaagacggttaccagccctactgtaccgtctgctgctttgcaagttgacaatgacggttaccagtcatactgtaccatctgctgctgtcatgggtgctcctggccggccttggtgaggtcggtcgggggcgcatggacaaaaatgggaatgacttcccaagtcattctcttctttaaattttgtctaaagggagagtcagtcctgcctagaatattaggcaagcctactaaagaaccagagaggcaaacagacactccgggtcagagccccagacatcccacagaaatgatgagctgcatgccattctagggggtgcccctgcaacaaccccacccgttgcttccctcctcccccacccccctgggctactgtggcagttatccccccatttgtgtgatgaagtaataaagaatgcatgaataagaaacaacactgactttattgcctctgcaagcagagatcaaagggggggaggggagggcagcctccagctgctatgatattccaggaaggagtgaatctccaggagacaaaacttaaagaagagaatgaccaggAGTTATTCCTATTTTTGCCCAGGCGctcccggccaacctcaccgaggccagccaggagcactcacgggacgacaACAACAGCTATCAGTCCTACTATACCGTCTGcaaggcaagggaagggaaggggatgctgctgtatagcgctgcagcaccacgtctgccagcagcatccagtagacatactgtgttgagtccctgctgtggcctctgtccatcatagccttggagattttttcaaatgttttggcatttcgtctattggaacggagttctgattcatctccccatacagagatcagattcagtatctcccatacggtccatgctggagttcttttttAATTCTGGGACTgcacggtcacctgtgctgatcagacctccacgctgggcaaacaggaaattaaattcaaaagttcacggggcttttcctgtctacctggccagtgcatccgagttcagattgctgtccagagtggacacaatggtgcactgtgggatagctcccagaggccaatactcgaattgcagccacactaaccctaatccgaaacggcaataccgatttcagcgctactcccctcgtcggggaggagtacagatatcgatattaagagccctttatatcgaaataaagggcttcgttgtgtggacaggtgcagcgtaattcagtttaacgctgctaaattcaaaataaactcgtagtgtagaccaggccttagatcaaGCCTCCTGCCAGCAACTATAATATTGCTTGAGAGTTGCTCTCTTGTGTAACTGACCTGCTTAGAGCACTAAGATCTCATCCTAAACTAGTTTCCTCCCTGTATTAACAATCCACACTCTGTTCACCATTTAAACATTAACACCTTTTGTTTAAACATTACAGTTCTGGCACTAACAGCAGGGACGCAAGTCACAAACTAGGTTATAATCTGACATTGTGTATGCTTTCTGCTTATGCCATAAAGGAAGCTGAAGAGTAGCGCTGGGTAACTGGTCACCTTCTGCAAAGGTCCCACCTTCTCACCAATCCTGTTACATGTTTACATGAAGCAATAACAGGAGACTAAAGTATCTGGGCTTTAAGGACTTCACTTTATGAGCCCATTTCATTTAACACAGACACCATGATCTCACAGGTCTCTCTCAGATGCTGGGAGGTCAGTCTCCGGATGGAGACAAACTTGTTGCAGTTCAACCCAAAGTAGATTGAAGTGATAGTtgacaggagagagaaacatctGGAGGAATGGACACAGACAATCTCTGCACACACTATAAACGTCCACAGATTTTCCCCTTTGGATACCAGAATCCCTTGCTCCACAGCTGCTCTGAGAACTTTTGTGGAAGCTTGTTTCACTGTCTACTGTGTAACTCTACAGAAGTAGAGCTGGACTGGAGGCTCAGAAACGGTGACTATTACAGATGCAGTTTAGTAGTAACCGCacttatacagcacctttcatccagaTCTCTCACTGCTTTGTGAGGTCGGTAAATGTTATtcctatttcacatttggggagaCTAAGACTCAGaggttaagggacttgcccaaggccacacacagAATCAGCAGCAAAGCCAAGAACAGACTTCAGATTCCTTGAGTCCAGGTCTCCAGCTGTAAGTGCTAGACAGGGTCTCCTCATTTTTCACACTTTGAACATGGTGAGAACCGATCTAACTATTCTGCAGTGATGTAATGAATCAGAATATGACCACTAAAGAATCAAACAGGAAATTGGCAAAGCCTAAAATGTGATACGTTTTAAAAGTACTTTCATCTGATGGGAAGCATCTAATTTTATTTAACCCTACCAAAGGAGTGATTTTTTTGAGTGCCCTATTCTTATGGGATCAAAGAAATGAACTTCCCATCCTGCATGGACATTACCAAAGATGCTAATGCATATAAATAGAGTAAACAAGGACAGGTATGTGTATTTTACCAGGCAAATACAATTAATGTTTGATAAAATGGCAAGAAAGCAAAACAGATGGGAAAGCCAAGTGTTCATTCTTTAGAAGGTTATTAAACAATGATTAAATGAGCATTGGATAACTGCCTTTTACAACATAAACAGCAAAATATCATCAGGCTTTCCTCAGAGCGACAGTCTCTTTTTTAAAGGGCTGGAAATCTGCAGCAGTAAAGGCTCAAATAATGAAATTATGGCTGAATATTTCAACATCTATTTAGAAGCAGATATTCAGCTATCGACCCAACCACTCAGCTGTGGGGGTAATACAGTACAACAGGTAAGGTGGGATTTACAGAGCACAGGGCGGGTAACTCCCAGCTACAGCTGTCCGATAGGGGCTCTTATCTTAGCCTCGAACTGCTGCTTTTCTAAATGCCACTGCATTCAGATCTCCATGTTATGTAACAAAGCAGatgaaatgggggagggaggaagatgtGACATGCACATGATTAAAGTAAGCTAGGAGAGCAGCAGGCGAGAAGAGACAAATAAAGCCAAACTGTCACAGACGTTGTAGGAAAGGAGGTATAATTGTGCACCAAagtaaatcagcttctgtgctcTGCAAGCCAGGCACCTGGGTCACTAGAAGGTGGATGTGCTCAACTATGGAAGTGTTCTAGTGTGTCCAGATGTTAAATGGGGGATAGCAACAACAGGAGAATctgtgtaaaatgggaatgaattGCCTCAATCCTCCACATCCTCCCCACTCCTTTCCTACGAAAGGAGGATCCCAAGACCAAACGTGCACATGGAGAACAAACACTTACCTTGAAGTACCCAGCATAAAGTTCTCCTGTTTGACTGGTCCTTCTGTGCCACCAACAGGCAAAGCAAATCTGTGAGAAGCCTCCTGCACAACAGCAAAGGGAGCTGACACTGTGACTGACCAACAAAATTCTGCAATAGCCTGGACAAACTTTACGGGATTAAGATtaactttactgaattaagttaaaccatACTGAATTAGATTTCAACCtatggggtccattgtattaaaaatgcaattgtgtaggTGTTATTGTGGCATTGTATGCAACTCTTCTAGGAGGAGAGGGATGCTAATGTAAAGCCACTCCTGGAGAGGTGCAAATATGCttgttcaaactggattctccagggaccaccAGACcaagaaaggatttttggataaacaGCCTTGTTTTagctcagggccttcttcctgattAAGTAAACAGACAAGTCCCTTGGTCCAAGAAGGGacccaatccttagggaagggttggaaggactggggCCCATAAGACTGTGgtcttgttctgagctgaagctgcgATGAACTTGAAACCACAAGGAAACCCCTTGAGTGGGGTTTTAAAGGGCTGCTCCTGCCAGAGCTCATGTTAGGGTTGGGGGAGTCCTCTGGTCAGCTTATTAGCACGCATGTagggttttttaaattgtttttaatatattttctttggGGATAAAGAGAGATCTTTGCTCTCCAGGGCTGCCACCCCAGCATTGTGTTCACACAGAACAAAACAGCAACCAGaaaaaagcaactgaaaattCCCTATGCATGGCTGGAACTGGCTCGTTACCTTCAGAATATCCTGCAGCTGTCTCAGGACACCATGAACCTCCTCTTGCAAAAGCCATTTAAACTCTTCTTCCTACAGCCATGGAAAGACAAAACAGGAATAATTTATGAGAGTCTCTTGGGGCTTTCACAGGATGCTTGGTCTTAATTTCTTTCTGAGACACAGAAGCACATAAACCATGGAGAACAAGTTTACTGGTATGTGCAGGTGGAAATGTAACAAGAGGAAAGGTAGGCAGTTTTTGAATGAATTGTTCAAAGGTGCTATTTTCTCTACCTCTCCATGTTGCCTTTCAAAATATCTTGCCTTGACTCCACTGATCAAATGTTTATTTACTTAGAGCATTATATGAATAATAATGATGGTAGGTAGCCCTGG
It encodes the following:
- the ROGDI gene encoding protein rogdi homolog encodes the protein MAAAMASAAERAVLEEEFKWLLQEEVHGVLRQLQDILKEASHRFALPVGGTEGPVKQENFMLGTSSADQVKGALMLQGDALCQADINLKMPRNNQLLHFTFREDKQWKLQQIQDARNHVNQAIYLLTNRDVNYQFKTGSEVLKLMDAVMLQLTRARNRLTTPATLTLPEIASSGLTKMFTPALPSDILVNFYINLNKLCLTVYQLHALQPNSTKNFRPTGGSILHNPGAMFECGSQRYEVSHVHKVECVVPWLNDALVFFTVSLQLCQQLKDKISVFSSYWNYRPY